In one Candidatus Nitronereus thalassa genomic region, the following are encoded:
- a CDS encoding tetratricopeptide repeat protein: MKILCISLIMATYSLNIGFAADRSDFEHQSSNGTSETKRLIKPSQAFHFAYQDYLKGHFGLALSQFQNFIADYPESSMVPKAYFYLGECYEQEGNLKEAARALTTLIEQYEMSRQVPAALFKLGKVMVKARKPQKAKAYWIKLIKDFRGTPEAKLASRDLNRIP; this comes from the coding sequence ATGAAAATATTATGTATATCTCTGATTATGGCGACTTATAGCCTCAATATAGGGTTTGCTGCGGACCGGTCAGATTTCGAGCATCAATCTTCCAACGGAACCTCCGAGACTAAGCGATTAATCAAACCGAGCCAGGCGTTTCATTTTGCCTATCAGGATTATTTGAAAGGACACTTTGGCTTGGCATTGTCCCAGTTTCAGAATTTTATTGCCGATTACCCGGAGAGTTCCATGGTCCCCAAAGCCTATTTTTATTTGGGGGAGTGTTATGAACAGGAGGGCAATCTGAAAGAAGCGGCTCGCGCATTGACGACTCTTATTGAACAGTATGAAATGAGTCGACAGGTGCCTGCGGCCTTATTCAAATTAGGAAAAGTCATGGTGAAAGCCCGGAAGCCTCAAAAGGCCAAAGCCTACTGGATTAAGTTGATTAAAGACTTTCGGGGGACACCTGAAGCCAAATTAGCCTCACGAGATCTTAATCGGATTCCCTAG
- the mutL gene encoding DNA mismatch repair endonuclease MutL, whose product MTRSPDTKIRVLPDSVSCQIAAGEIVDRPASVVKELLDNSLDAGSSMIAIDVVEGGKRLIRVTDNGEGMTRADAQMACQRFATSKLSNVSDLLNIATYGFRGEALPSIASVSKFSLLTGKRGESVGTQLIADGGPVSSMKEQACPPGTRIDVAELFYNTPGRQKFLKSTPTEFSHICHVVQQAALASPGTQFRLTHNDNVVFDFPAVDSLQDRLLQLYGTRVMDQMLPLDFERGGLKVEGVTINPYHARTSRSPQEMFVNGRVIKNTTISHAIYEAYGSFLPKGRHPVFALFLTIDPAVVDVNVHPAKREVKFSAPDMVHRVVKEAVRRPLQRKSAMQPVDDLEGYRRGQPSNPRAYGDQQHFEQDVLRMNPSEFVRANTETGTSSATPEDRVTLFSHETLQSDHIGEAKASYLLEPDFTVRVLGQISHTYIVAQVGEEFHVVDQHTVHERVLFERLWRSWVEKTVQSQSLLIPEPIELQPHTAALLQSALPELSSLGLEMEPFGETTFVIRSVSALLGPMDYAALVQDLVEDLTEWKSLDSIEKRVRPILASMACQGAVQAGRAMAEPEMKLVLEDWVQEGFPMTCPHGRRVTMRFSMDELHKIFRRI is encoded by the coding sequence ATGACAAGGTCTCCTGACACCAAAATCCGCGTGTTGCCTGATTCCGTCTCCTGCCAGATTGCGGCCGGAGAAATTGTGGATCGTCCGGCGTCCGTGGTGAAAGAACTCCTGGACAATAGTTTGGATGCTGGGAGCTCCATGATTGCAATAGATGTGGTTGAAGGTGGCAAGCGGCTGATTCGTGTCACGGACAATGGCGAAGGGATGACTCGGGCCGATGCGCAAATGGCCTGTCAACGATTTGCCACCAGTAAGCTTTCCAATGTGTCGGATTTATTGAACATTGCAACCTATGGGTTTCGAGGAGAAGCGTTACCAAGCATTGCATCAGTATCGAAGTTCAGTTTGTTGACTGGAAAACGCGGGGAGTCAGTGGGCACACAGCTAATTGCCGATGGTGGTCCCGTATCTTCCATGAAAGAGCAGGCATGTCCGCCTGGTACCCGAATTGACGTTGCAGAGTTATTCTACAATACCCCAGGACGTCAAAAGTTTTTGAAATCCACGCCCACGGAATTTTCACACATTTGCCATGTGGTCCAACAGGCCGCCTTGGCGTCTCCTGGAACCCAATTTCGTTTGACCCATAACGACAATGTGGTATTCGATTTTCCCGCCGTGGATTCCCTGCAAGATCGCCTGCTCCAATTGTATGGAACCAGGGTGATGGATCAGATGCTACCTCTTGATTTTGAACGTGGTGGACTCAAAGTTGAGGGGGTAACGATTAACCCCTATCACGCACGAACAAGTCGCTCCCCCCAAGAAATGTTTGTGAATGGACGGGTGATAAAAAATACGACCATCTCGCACGCGATTTATGAAGCCTATGGGTCGTTTCTCCCAAAGGGGCGACACCCGGTGTTTGCGTTATTTTTAACAATCGATCCTGCCGTGGTGGATGTGAATGTCCATCCTGCCAAACGCGAAGTGAAATTCTCTGCACCTGATATGGTGCATCGAGTCGTAAAAGAAGCCGTGAGACGTCCCCTCCAACGAAAATCAGCGATGCAGCCAGTGGATGATCTGGAAGGGTACCGGAGGGGGCAGCCCTCAAACCCAAGGGCATATGGGGATCAACAACACTTTGAGCAGGATGTTCTGAGGATGAATCCTAGTGAATTCGTTCGGGCGAATACTGAAACAGGCACTTCATCGGCTACACCTGAGGACAGGGTGACACTGTTTTCCCATGAAACTCTTCAATCCGATCATATTGGTGAGGCGAAGGCATCGTATTTACTCGAACCTGATTTCACGGTTCGGGTGTTAGGTCAAATAAGCCATACCTACATTGTGGCTCAAGTGGGGGAAGAATTTCATGTGGTGGATCAGCATACGGTGCATGAACGCGTGTTGTTTGAGCGTTTATGGCGAAGTTGGGTGGAAAAAACCGTGCAATCACAATCACTGTTGATTCCCGAGCCAATTGAACTCCAACCGCATACTGCCGCACTCCTGCAATCGGCCCTACCGGAGCTCTCAAGTTTGGGTTTAGAAATGGAACCCTTCGGGGAAACGACTTTTGTTATTCGGTCAGTCTCGGCCTTGCTTGGACCCATGGATTATGCCGCATTGGTCCAAGATCTAGTCGAGGATCTGACTGAATGGAAATCCCTGGATTCCATCGAAAAACGTGTTCGTCCCATTTTGGCATCCATGGCTTGCCAAGGTGCGGTCCAAGCAGGTCGTGCGATGGCTGAACCGGAAATGAAACTCGTGTTGGAGGATTGGGTGCAAGAAGGTTTTCCCATGACTTGTCCCCATGGGAGGAGGGTCACAATGCGATTTTCCATGGACGAGCTTCACAAAATTTTCCGTCGAATTTAG